TTTGAAATGGGTTGTTTGGTGGCAGTGGAATTGGGAGGAAGATTGCGGAGGCAGAAATGGACCTTACAAAGGCGAAGAGCGAGGGGTATCTGTGGGGGAATGGAACTGCTACTGGTAGTTCTGACAAGAAGAAGCTCCTTGCTGTTATTGGAGTTTACACTGGTTTTGGTTCCCGGCTCAAGAGGAACACCTTCCGTGGCTCATGGATGCCGAGAGGTTCGCTGTTCTTGCTCTTTTAGTTTCCAGTTTACGGCGATAAAATGTGTGCGCCCTGATAACATTTGGTTGGAATGcagcttcatttttttttctaatagctATTGCTGATGCAAACTATGTTACTTATAAGGTTTCAACTACAGGAGTATAATTGTTCTTTTACCTCACTGTAAATTTCAGGTGATGCTCTGAAGAAGCTTGAGGAGAAGGGTGTGGTCATTCGTTTTGTCATTGGTCGGAGGTTTTATTCTGGATCCATATCTCTTATATGTAGCATCTCTAGCACCTTAGACAATCATTCGCCCCATATCATTCTCAGGCTTTTCTTCATGTTTAGTTTTCCTACTGAAATTGTTCTGTTTGGTCCTTCAGTGCAAATCGAGGTGATAGCTTGGACCGCAACATCGATGATGAAAATCGTCGGACGAAAGATTTCTTGATTCTTGTAAGGATCTAATAACATTTAATATCATTTTTCCAATTTGTCCTTCACAAAAAATTAGTACTGTAGTACATGCAGAAGACTTTTGGCTTTGCTTGGTTGTTTTCTGGCATGGAAGACTATCTTACATTCTCGTCCGTATTGGGCCTTCAATTCAGTACCTATTTTAAGTTATCTCACTGTCCTGATTCATCTAAATGTCGGTTTTTAATTTGACATTTGGATATACAGCTTAGATCAAAACCATTTTTGTGACATTGTCAAATCTTGAACAAACTGCTTGCACTTTATGGAGAACAGAATGTGACATAAATAGTCAATAAATTGTCACACAGGAAAGTCATGAGGAAGCTGCAGAGGAGTTACCAAGCAAAGTTAAGTTTTTCTTCAGTGCAGCAATTGAAGCTTGGGACGCAGAGTTCTATGTGAAAGTCGATGACAACATTAACCTTGACCTGGGTAATTCCTTTTCTGTTGAAACATTACACCTATGGCTTATTTCGGCTTAATGTTTTGACTCATTACAATCTATATATTAGCTGGATTAATTGAGATGCTTGAAGCCCGTCGAGGTAGCCAAGGACTGTACATGGGTTGCATGAAATCAGGAGGTGTTGTAAGTGAAGAGTATGTGCTTTCATTCCCATCATCAGtaggtttttatttatttagattttagaCAACATGCATGGCATATGTTAACACCAACTAGACCATCCATTTCATAAGAGGTACCATTTGTTTTCCTTGCGGATCCATTTAGCAGTGATGCTTCCATGCTGACATCCTTCCATCTTTGAAAGCTATGTAAATGTAGTGGAATGCATTGAGCATCTGAAACGTTTGGTCCAATCAAGGAATCATAGCTTTTGAATTGCTTAGTCCCATTATTTACCTTAGGTGCTACCATTGCTTGATATCGAGAAAACATGTACCTTGCACACTCTTAATTGCATTGCATCATTTATATATTCAGGGATAATATTTCATTCAGTACATTGGATTGCTTTGCCCTTTGTTAACCCGTCATTGAAGCCACTTGATACCAACTTCAATTTCAGGGGTCAACAATGGTATGAACCTGAATGGTGGAAGTTTGGAGATTCAAAAACGTGAGTAAACTAACATATTCAAGGTCCTTGCCATTTGTCTATTATCCTAATATTCATCTTAGTGTTGGGTGATTAGCAATAATTCTGTGTCTAGTGGTGTTCTTACATGTTTTATGGGCATTATTAATGAAGCACCGATCTCATGTTCTTTCTTAGTATTTGGATTTCTGAGTCTAATGCTACATTGAGGCTACAAACATTTCAACCTCCTGATAGTGAGTTTCAGCCTTCAATGCAAACCtaagaatgattttttttttcatattaccaACTACTCGTATAACCTTGCATGGCTTGCAGCGGATGATGTCATTATAACTACTTTTTCATGCTAATAGCGGTTTCTCCTTGATTCACAAATGGTTTACGAGTCTTAAAGATCTGGTGAAGCCCATCTGTTTTATATTTAGACTTAATTTGCATTGTGCTTGTAATTTCTATTTGTTTGGTGAAGGAATACGCCTAGTTTAAATAGATGTGTTTCCTGGGTGATACTAGTATCTATGAGAAGTGTTCTCTGCTGTTTCTTCAGCGTTTTCATTCTCTGGCTCCTTCAACTTTCTAGTATATCACTTTTTTTCCGTTCACTGTGATTTTTAATTCTCAGGTATTTTCGCCATGCTTCCGGTGCTTTGTTTATCCTCTCTAACAATTTGGCACGCTACATTAACATAAACAGGTAAGTGGTGCGCATCCACCTGTTTTATCTTTGAGTCATGCTAAGCTAAACCAGTTTTGGTGACCAACCAGGCCCCTCTGAGCAATTGCAGTGCATCAGTTCAATTAATACAGAATAAATGTTGCAATTAGGATGATGTTTTCTTGGTGGTCAAACGACAAATTAGTTTTTTGTTACATGAGTCTTCTCCTGTATATGTGATTTACAGAAAACAGGCTATATTCGCTGGATTTCATATAAGTTACTAATACTGTCTTTAGCATTTATGAATTAATAACCGGCCACTGAAATGCTGTTCTGACTAACTGATATATAAATGTTAGCCATCTGCCATCTATTTGATGGTCTTGATGATGCAGGAACACTGTCCAGATGTTCTTTGTCAATAATCAATAATACAACAGTAACCAATTGATATCTCTAGTcaatataggagtatatgcAGTCAAAATTTGACCGAAATTTGAGCAATTTGTTTCTCTTCGATATGCAGTGCATCGCTACAGAGCTATGCCCATGATGACATATCAGTAGGTTCATGGATGATGGGGCTGAATACTACTTATGTTGATGACGACCGTTTGTGCTGCGGCAGTTCTAGACAAGGTAAAAGCTCGCCTCCTGAATCCATTATCCTACCCTGGACAATTCATGGCGGTACTTCTATGCTAATGCTGTAATTCTGCTGCCGTATGCAGAGAAAGTATGTTCCCACGCATGAGTTAGCAGCACGCATGGTTATGACGGTGGTGTCCTGATGAAGAGGTGACGCTGTATATTTTGCCATTTTGTATACACCAAGCGGCTTCTGGAATGAAAAATAGATACATCATTTCAAACGCTGCTTTATCCGATCAGTATACTTAAATACAAGTGTAGGGGAACTAGTTGACAAAAACTATAAAAGCGCTGAGCTTATTTTTGGTGGAGCTTCCTGTTTGACATATTTGTCGAAAGTCGAAACCAAATTCAGGGTGATAGATGAACTTCTGTTCGAAGTTTAGGGGATATACTGGCCTTCTCTTCTCCAACTTTTTTTCTCATTAACATCTTCAAATCCAGCCCTGAGTTGAGGCCTCCATTTCACCATTTGTCACTTCAACCCATAAGTTTAATGCATGTCATCTTAGATTCTTGGGCAGTGGCAAACAAATGGAGGGCAGGCTGCGTCTGCTGCAGCCAAAGTAGATGCTTTACTGTCCCTGAAATACAATCCCAGCATGTGCAACCTTTCCATTGAAATGATTTAAGACGATCACTATCGATACAGATCATGGCAGATCGCCCAGCAAATTTTTTAGACTAGAAAATGACGGAAACAATTTGCAGGGTAAACAAGTCGCCTGAAATGGGATAATAAAACTTTTTAGAATATCCTTCCGGTTAAAAATATGACAGTTGAAGACCTCCGGGTCTTTCTCAATGCAACATCGTTCCATCGTCAAAAACTATCCATTGAAGTGGAGTCTCACAGTAAGCTTGTCCAACAGATCCATTCCTAACCTACATGTGTTTAACAAGTTGATCATCAGTCCTACTTAATTACCAGGCCACACTCAACCTTTTTAACAAGCTAATCTCATCGTACCATATTAAAGAAAGAAATCAACGTGAGCGGTGCAGGCCATAAACAAATTGACAAATCCGCGAGATCCAATGAAGCACATTTACATATGGATTCCAAATCTAATAAATCCAAATGGATTCCACCTTGTTGAAACTATAAAAATGGAGCTTATTTGTCGGTGAAGCTCATGGTTAATTTGATGTATTTGTTAAAACTAAAGTTCGGGGTTGTAGATGAACTCCCGAAGTTCAAGTATATCCCCGAATCCATCCTGATTTGAAGCCCAAAGTAGACTGACGATTCAGTCACTACAATGCGATCCTGGGCACATGTTTCCTTTGCTCCATTGAAATTATTCAAGACGATCACGATCAGAATAGATCATGGCACGGATCACCTAGCAATTATTCTACACTAGAAAATAGCTGAAACAATCTGCATGATCACCAAGTTGACgggtgatgaactgatgataaGCTTTTTTCCTAACAAAATATCATATGGTTCCACACTCGATTTTATAAAAGATACAGTGTGGTGTTGTCCAATGTCTACACCGCATGTTAACGATTgcgtcaaataaaaaaaatctatactccctccagaatataagcatttctagcaatgaatatggatatataactatctagattcatagctagaagtttatattttgtaacggaggtagtttatattttgtgacggaggtagtataacgGAGTTAAATCCAGACTATTTAAATACTTAATGAGTAGAGGCTACTGACAGTGAAGCAAACACACACACAGTCACAGACCATGGTGCACCCAGCTCAGGGCCAGATGGTGCaagacctcgccgccggcggcgagctcggggcGCCGCCGAGCAGGTACGTGCTGCGGGAGAAGGACcgcccggtggcggcggccggcgccgtgcagGCGGCGCAGCGGGAGCTCGCCGCCATCCCCACCATAGACGTGAGCCGACTGGCCGCCGAGAGCGGTGacgacgtcgtcgacgacggcggcgaggcggccaaGCTCCGGTCGGCGCTCCAGTCGTGGGGGCTCTTCGCGGTGACCGGCCACGGCATGCCGGAGCCGTTCCTCGACGAGATCCTCGCCGCGACGCGGGAGTTCTTCCACCTCCcgccggaggagaaggagaggtaCAGcaacgtggtcgccgccgccgacgccgacggcgtcggcgccggcggcgagaggttCCAGCCCGAGGGCTACGGCATCGACCGCGTGGACACCGACGAGCAGATCCTCGACTGGTGCGACCGGCTCTACCTCCAGGTgcagccggaggaggagcggcggctggagTTCTGGCCGGAGCACCCGGCGGCGCTCCGGGGACTCCTCGAGGAGTACACGCGGCGGAGCGAGCAGGTGTTCCGGCGGGTGCTCGCCGCCACGGCGAGGTCGCTGGGGTTCGGGGAGGAGTTCTTCGGCGACAAGGTCGGCGAGAAGGTGACGACGTACGCGCGGTTCACCTACTACCCGCCATGCCCGCGGCCGGAGCTCGTGTACGGCCTCAAGCCCCACACGGACAACTCCGTCCtcaccgtcctcctcctcgacaagCACGTCGGCGGCCTCCAGCTGCTCAAGGACGGCCGCTGGCTCGACATTCCGGTGCTCACCAacgagctcctcgtcgtcgccggcgacgagattGAGGTAATAGTTATAAAAAGTTGGTAAGATAGATtatgataataataatacaTAAGAGTGATACTTCGGTGCTTTCTATTGGTGGTATTATACCATCAGTATTATAAAGGATAATTAGTAATTTACTATTATAATGATTAAAAGTTACTTTGTTATTTATGTTTTCCTTgtctaaatagatatatgatCATTCATTGATTGTGTTGGCATCGCTTATATTTcatcgaaaaagaaaaaaaaagagaagaaaaaaaaggtttagtCATTGCTAAATAACGTTTATGCCCTCGCATCTATTTTTTCTAATACTCCTCCACGTTTCTACCACCGCTAACTAGGctggtagtataaatagatctGAGCTCTTCAATCAAATGAAATTAACACTTTAAATTGATTTCTACTACCAGTAGATAGCCCTACAGTGAGGCTCCATGCGTAAACATGGAAGTTTAAATTCGATCTACATTTACTAGCTGATTTTATTGTTTCTCTTTTCTAGTTCTAGATTAAATTTAGTCTTTCTATAAATTTATGTCATCCCATTTGATATTactattttcttaattttttatagCTATTTGAGTAAAAAAATAGATCTGCTTGAATAAAAATTTAAGTTGTTTGCATTGCTTGGTGTTGCAGATCATGAGCAAGTGTTCATGGCGCCGGTGCACAGGGTGGTGACgagcgagagggagaggatgTCGGTGGTGATGTTCTACCAGCCGGAGCCGCACAAGGAGCTGGCGCCGtcggaggagctcgtcggcgaggaGCGGCCGGCGATGTACTAGAAGCTCAAGGCCAAGGCCTTCGGCGACGGCTTCTGGGACGcattcgccgccggcgagcgcacCATCGACTTCCTCAAGGTCAAGGTcgagcaccagcagcagcagccggaggcggcggcggcggcggccgtctcgACCAGCGCGTGATGTGATGGAGGAATCTAGCTAATTAATCGCGTGGCCTGCATGcttaaactaaaaaaatatgtggaatAATAGATAGAATGATAGATGTTCACGTTGGTGTTTACTAGGTTGGTTGAGACGTATTACGTGAGTCTAAtaatctactactccctccgttttacaatgtaagtcatctagcatttctcatattcatattgatgctaataaatctaaacatatatacttatttagattcattagcatcaatataaatgtggaaaatgttagaatgacttacattgtgaaacggatgaattATCAATAATGTGTTGTATCGACTGTGTCATGAACTGTGTTGATGATGAAAAATAAAGTTCACTTTGGTGTGAAGAAATAGATCGATCTTTTACTCTCCACATGAAGGGGAAATCAATTTACAACcaaagtagtactccctccgttttaaaatgtttgacaccgttaactttttagcacatgtttgaccattcgtcttattaaaaaaattatgaaatatgtaaaactatgtaTGTACGtgaaagtaaatttaacaatgaatcaaatgatatgaaaaaaaataaataattacttaaattttttgaataagacgaatggtcaaacatgtactaaaaagtcagcggtgtcaaatattttgaaatggagggagtatatatatatatttttgcttTGCATATATATCATCAAAATGTTTCTAAACATATGTTATaatatgcaatatttgaaaaccTGAAGTCATAAATTTGGTTATAGTACTATTTGTAACTGAATTTGTCCTCCTGTTTTTTCTCGTTGTGTGTAGATCAACTGTATCAATGTTGTACTGTAATATCTtttcggattttttttataattaattgagtGGTGTTTGAGGAGCCAAAAGCAAATATCGCACGCGCACTTGAGTCctcaaaaataatttaaaaaattcgAGCTCCAATCATGCATGCCGTTTGGGCTAAAGCTAAATTCCGCATTTGATGTGAAAACCATATCTTTTGTtcttatatatgattattaatattttctccgtattttaatatatgacgtcaTTTATTTttaccaacgtttgactattcgtcttatttaaaatatatattattattattatttttattatgacttgagttatcatcaaatgtttttaAGTATTATATAAAtagttttatatttacacataattttaaaataagacgaatgtttaaatgttggttaaaaagtcaacaacatcatacattaaaatacaaaaTACGGAAGGagtttaaaatataagagaatCGTGCCGAGCCAGCCTAGCTTGCAGATGAGCAGGGGCTCCAATACTGACGCGTCGCCGGCGTACGTCCTCGTCCGGCGAGCCGCCGTGTCCGTCCAtcagtgcgccgccgccgccactcttTGTTGTGATGGATCACAAGCTATGCATCGCTATCGATCTCTCTCGATCTCCCTTATATGCATCATAGCCGGGATATAGATATTAAGATATATCGTTGTGGATTGGATGCGTACAAACGCCTCATTATTGATGCTGCAACTTCTCCTGTTTGTCCCTTTGCAGAGCAgagaaatcaatcaatcaaaattcaaaatatcaaATGGTGATGAAAATCTTACTCGAGATGGAAAATTTCAGGTTTGGTTGGATCAAAGCTCACCGGAGCCGGTGAAGAACGGGAGAGATCGAACTGAAAAGTGAAAAAGGCCTAGTTTTGATCATGGGCCACACGTTCCAAGGCCGCCACTGATGgtccggcccggcccatctaaGCCCACCACTTATTGGGCTCTCGcgggctcgccgcggcggcagtTGGGCCGCGCGATGGCAATGAGGAGCTTCGTCGGAGATGGAGGTCGGGTCGGggggcttcggcggcggcggcaggtggtggCCGTGTGGGActatggaggcggcggcggcggcggcggcgagcaaccGATTCCATTtcgcggcaatggcggcggtgaccggaggaggaggcgcgacgAGGCTACTTCCTGCGGGTTGCCTCGATCCCATCTTCTTACGCAGATAGGGAATCGGGGCGGATAGGTTTGTGCCAAAGCAGCTTCGGTTAAATTTTTTGTTCTTTGAAAAGTTTGGGGGAAATTTATTTGGGATTAGTACTGTGCGAATGTGCAATGTTTTCAGGATTGATTTTGTGCAATCCAAAAAACAGGAAGAAAAATCCCGTAGGAACAAGAATcgttcgtttttttttaaaaaaaaaacagcacacGGTATTAGGGTTCCTTGCATAGAATTTGATATGAAGCATGCCACTTTCAAAGTAGTAGAAGATGAACAAGATTGCCATGAACTATACCActttcaaataaaaaagaaacaatattGTCATGAAGTACACCACTTTCAAATTAAAAAGAAACAAGATGTCATAGAATTTGATGTGAAATACGCCACTTCCAAATAAAAAAGAAGCGATATTGCCAGGTTCAGTTAATATGCTCCTTCAAGATGTTAAGTTATTCTGGAAAGGACGTTATCACAAGCTTAAATTTAAGGGCCTGTGCTGTGCATCATCGGTTGCTCAACCTCTCAAGTTGAAGTTGGCATGTTGTATGTTGTGTAACACATGGAGTGGTTTTCTGATTCACATGGTATATTGAATCTTTATTCTTCTAGGTGCTTATATTTTTCATTGTCCGGCAAAAGTATGCCGCCCAAATTAAGACCAAGGAGAGGTTACAAGtaataaataaacaaacaagGTTGCTGTGCCACCAGAAATTAGCCCAACTACCTAAGGATAGAACAAACAGCCTGCCAACTCCAGGCTAGTACACAGCTGCGCTCTAGGTGCTTATATTGAAGTTAGGGAATCAGATGTTGAGCTTGAATTTAAATCTTAATTGTCAGCCACTATTGGGCAGTTCCTAACTCTGCTCCATAAATGTCaaattgccttttttttttggttaattcAGCAATTTGGTTGCAACTTACAGCATTTTTTTATACCAGGTATAAATTGTTTTCATTACATGACCACTTGTGCAACAATGGCAGTATTTTTACTCTTTTTTCGTACATGGTCTCAGACTCATATATAGTAACTTCTCCGTATCAACTCAACAGCATTGAACAACCTAAGTCCTGAGACAGTACCTGAGCTACATCCGTATGGAAGGGAGCATGGAGGATGTGAGATCAACACTACTTGTGCAGGAGCT
The Oryza sativa Japonica Group chromosome 6, ASM3414082v1 DNA segment above includes these coding regions:
- the LOC107275810 gene encoding hydroxyproline O-galactosyltransferase HPGT3 isoform X2 — protein: METLASAMRRENRRFKPPSSSSASASAALSSGRVPLVMAFLSCLAWLYVAGRLWQDAQTRMILSGLLEKSSGNLPKVLSVEDKLRNLGCIGIGRKIAEAEMDLTKAKSEGYLWGNGTATGSSDKKKLLAVIGVYTGFGSRLKRNTFRGSWMPRGDALKKLEEKGVVIRFVIGRSANRGDSLDRNIDDENRRTKDFLILESHEEAAEELPSKVKFFFSAAIEAWDAEFYVKVDDNINLDLAGLIEMLEARRGSQGLYMGCMKSGGVVSEEGQQWYEPEWWKFGDSKTYFRHASGALFILSNNLARYININSASLQSYAHDDISVGSWMMGLNTTYVDDDRLCCGSSRQEKVCSHA
- the LOC107275810 gene encoding hydroxyproline O-galactosyltransferase HPGT3 isoform X1: METLASAMRRENRRFKPPSSSSASASAALSSGRVPLVMAFLSCLAWLYVAGRLWQDAQTRMILSGLLEKSSGNLPKVLSVEDKLRNLGCIGIGRKIAEAEMDLTKAKSEGYLWGNGTATGSSDKKKLLAVIGVYTGFGSRLKRNTFRGSWMPRGDALKKLEEKGVVIRFVIGRSANRGDSLDRNIDDENRRTKDFLILESHEEAAEELPSKVKFFFSAAIEAWDAEFYVKVDDNINLDLAGLIEMLEARRGSQGLYMGCMKSGGVVSEEGQQWYEPEWWKFGDSKTYFRHASGALFILSNNLARYININSASLQSYAHDDISVGSWMMGLNTTYVDDDRLCCGSSRQGKSSPPESIILPWTIHGGTSMLML